One window of Nicotiana tomentosiformis chromosome 11, ASM39032v3, whole genome shotgun sequence genomic DNA carries:
- the LOC138900982 gene encoding putative F-box protein PP2-B12, with protein MQGQWIAARDLSITWVDNPQYWTWKTVDPNIEVAELLRVAWLDIYGKIETKNLIRKTSYAVYLVFKLTDNPRELERAIASLRFVNEVAEGAGIEGTTVFISKKKELPGELGRFPHLRSDGWLEIKLGEFFNNLGEDGEVEMRLMEINNGTWKSGIIVKGFDIRPN; from the exons atg CAAGGCCAGTGGATAGCCGCAAGAGACCTTTCAATTACATGGGTGGACAATCCTCAGTATTGGACATGGAAAACTGTTGATCCTAA TATTGAAGTGGCAGAGCTTCTTAGGGTAGCTTGGCTTGACATTTATGGAAAGATCGAGACAAAAAATCTTATTCGAAAGACTAGTTATGCTGTATATTTAGTGTTCAAGTTAACAGATAACCCTCGTGAACTTGAACGAGCAATAGCATCGCTAAGATTTGTGAACGAAGTGGCGGAGGGTGCTGGCATTGAGGGTACCACTGTTTTCATCTCAAAGAAAAAGGAATTACCAGGAGAACTTGGCCGGTTCCCACATCTCCGAAGTGATGGCTGGTTAGAAATCAAGCTTGGTGAGTTTTTCAACAACTTAGGAGAGGATGGTGAAGTCGAAATGAGGTTGATGGAAATCAATAACGGCACATGGAAATCAGGCATCATCGTTAAGGGCTTCGACATTCGTCCTAACTAA
- the LOC104085576 gene encoding putative F-box protein PP2-B12 has translation MQGQWIAARDLSITWVDNPQYWTWKTVDPNIEVAELLRVAWLDIYGKIETKNLIRKTSYAVYLVFKLTDNPRELERAIASLRFVNEVAEGAGIEGTTVFISKKKELPGELGRFPHLRSDGWLEIKLGEFFNNLGEDGEVEMRLMEINNGTWKSGIIVKGFDIRPN, from the exons atg CAAGGCCAGTGGATAGCCGCAAGAGACCTTTCAATTACATGGGTGGACAATCCTCAGTATTGGACATGGAAAACTGTTGATCCTAA TATTGAAGTGGCAGAGCTTCTTAGGGTAGCTTGGCTTGACATTTATGGAAAGATCGAGACAAAAAATCTTATTCGAAAGACTAGTTATGCTGTATATTTAGTGTTCAAGTTAACAGATAACCCTCGTGAACTTGAACGAGCAATAGCATCGCTAAGATTTGTGAACGAAGTGGCGGAGGGTGCTGGCATTGAGGGTACCACTGTTTTCATCTCAAAGAAAAAGGAATTACCAGGAGAACTTGGCCGGTTCCCACATCTCCGAAGTGATGGCTGGTTAGAAATCAAGCTTGGTGAGTTTTTCAACAACTTAGGAGAGGATGGTGAAGTCGAAATGAGGTTGATGGAAATCAATAACGGCACTTGGAAATCAGGCATCATCGTTAAGGGCTTCGACATTCGTCCTAACTAA